From Maylandia zebra isolate NMK-2024a linkage group LG11, Mzebra_GT3a, whole genome shotgun sequence, one genomic window encodes:
- the LOC143421163 gene encoding hemojuvelin-like isoform X1, which produces MALWAALLWKCWIHLTLLLIQVSLPEVTASCHILRCNSDFVAATLDLGSSSSGSGGGAAGGGAAAVSRQAANAGYCSALRSYAMCTKRLSRACRGDLAYHSAVQGIEDLLIQHRCPRVGPTAQPRAPPAETLSGDTCLYERSFFSREGQTPEYLHCSVFGDPHIRTFNNDFHTCAVPGAWPLIDNEYLYVQATSSPARGGMYATVLTKITIIFKNWRQCIDQQLYQAELDNVPAAFADGSMWSGEWRGHRSLTVRSLNPGRHAEIRAVHVGTVLVVRQSGRSLGLSVLSPRGVVEAFRPEQDLQLCVWGCPPSQRLNTLHPPPSDPLMSTAISAEDHCAALLPARDVYYQACVFDLIASGDLNSSMAAVSALQDAQTMIPDREGVHLLLVGSAGHTRPHLTLLLLLSILGTLSRP; this is translated from the exons ATGGCGCTCTGGGCTGCCTTGCTGTGGAAGTGCTGGATCCACTTGACTCTGCTGCTCATCCAGGTTTCTTTACCtgaag TTACAGCTTCCTGTCATATCCTGAGGTGTAACTCGGATTTTGTGGCTGCAACGCTGGACCTGGGCAGCAGCAGTAGTGGCAGCGGCGGCggggcagcaggaggaggagcagcagctgtcaGCAGGCAGGCAGCGAACGCCGGTTACTGCAGCGCCCTGCGCTCGTACGCCATGTGCACCAAGAGGCTGTCGCGAGCGTGTCGTGGTGACCTCGCTTACCACTCTGCGGTCCAAGGAATCGAAGATCTGCTCATCCAGCATCGCTGCCCCCGGGTCGGGCCCACGGCACAGCCCCGGGCCCCCCCTGCTGAAACGCTGTCGGGGGACACCTGCCTGTATGAGAGGAGCTTCTTCAGCAGGGAGGGGCAGACACCCGAATACCTGCACTGCAGCGTGTTCGGAGACCCGCACATCAGAACTTTCAACAATGACTTCCACACATGTGCCGTTCCGGGGGCGTGGCCTCTCATTGACAATGAGTATCTGTACGTACAAGCCACCAGCTCACCAGCCAGGGGAGGCATGTACGCCACAGTTCTCACCAAG ATCACCATCATCTTCAAGAACTGGCGTCAGTGTATCGACCAGCAGCTGTACCAGGCCGAACTGGACAACGTCCCCGCCGCCTTCGCTGACGGCTCGATGTGGAGCGGCGAGTGGCGAGGTCATCGCAGCCTCACGGTTCGGTCTCTGAATCCCGGCCGGCACGCCGAGATCCGAGCGGTGCACGTCGGCACGGTCTTGGTGGTGCGTCAGAGCGGCCGCTCGCTCGGCCTCTCAGTCCTCTCGCCACGTGGCGTCGTTGAGGCGTTCAGGCCTGAGCAGGACCTCCAGCTGTGCGTGTGGGGCTGCCCCCCCTCCCAGAGACTCAACACGCTTCACCCACCACCATCAGACCCTTTGATGTCCACCGCCATCAGCGCTGAGGACCACTGCGCGGCTCTGCTTCCAGCTCGAGACGTCTACTATCAGGCCTGCGTGTTCGACTTGATCGCCAGCGGAGACCTGAACTCCAGCATGGCCGCTGTCAGTGCACTGCAGGATGCCCAAACCATGATCCCAGACAGGGAGGGGGTTCACCTGCTGCTGGTTGGATCTGCAGGGCACACACGACCTCACCtcacgctgctgctgctgcttagcATTTTGGGAACTCTTAGCAGGCcctga
- the LOC143421163 gene encoding hemojuvelin-like isoform X2, whose translation MALWAALLWKCWIHLTLLLIQVSLPEASCHILRCNSDFVAATLDLGSSSSGSGGGAAGGGAAAVSRQAANAGYCSALRSYAMCTKRLSRACRGDLAYHSAVQGIEDLLIQHRCPRVGPTAQPRAPPAETLSGDTCLYERSFFSREGQTPEYLHCSVFGDPHIRTFNNDFHTCAVPGAWPLIDNEYLYVQATSSPARGGMYATVLTKITIIFKNWRQCIDQQLYQAELDNVPAAFADGSMWSGEWRGHRSLTVRSLNPGRHAEIRAVHVGTVLVVRQSGRSLGLSVLSPRGVVEAFRPEQDLQLCVWGCPPSQRLNTLHPPPSDPLMSTAISAEDHCAALLPARDVYYQACVFDLIASGDLNSSMAAVSALQDAQTMIPDREGVHLLLVGSAGHTRPHLTLLLLLSILGTLSRP comes from the exons ATGGCGCTCTGGGCTGCCTTGCTGTGGAAGTGCTGGATCCACTTGACTCTGCTGCTCATCCAGGTTTCTTTACCtgaag CTTCCTGTCATATCCTGAGGTGTAACTCGGATTTTGTGGCTGCAACGCTGGACCTGGGCAGCAGCAGTAGTGGCAGCGGCGGCggggcagcaggaggaggagcagcagctgtcaGCAGGCAGGCAGCGAACGCCGGTTACTGCAGCGCCCTGCGCTCGTACGCCATGTGCACCAAGAGGCTGTCGCGAGCGTGTCGTGGTGACCTCGCTTACCACTCTGCGGTCCAAGGAATCGAAGATCTGCTCATCCAGCATCGCTGCCCCCGGGTCGGGCCCACGGCACAGCCCCGGGCCCCCCCTGCTGAAACGCTGTCGGGGGACACCTGCCTGTATGAGAGGAGCTTCTTCAGCAGGGAGGGGCAGACACCCGAATACCTGCACTGCAGCGTGTTCGGAGACCCGCACATCAGAACTTTCAACAATGACTTCCACACATGTGCCGTTCCGGGGGCGTGGCCTCTCATTGACAATGAGTATCTGTACGTACAAGCCACCAGCTCACCAGCCAGGGGAGGCATGTACGCCACAGTTCTCACCAAG ATCACCATCATCTTCAAGAACTGGCGTCAGTGTATCGACCAGCAGCTGTACCAGGCCGAACTGGACAACGTCCCCGCCGCCTTCGCTGACGGCTCGATGTGGAGCGGCGAGTGGCGAGGTCATCGCAGCCTCACGGTTCGGTCTCTGAATCCCGGCCGGCACGCCGAGATCCGAGCGGTGCACGTCGGCACGGTCTTGGTGGTGCGTCAGAGCGGCCGCTCGCTCGGCCTCTCAGTCCTCTCGCCACGTGGCGTCGTTGAGGCGTTCAGGCCTGAGCAGGACCTCCAGCTGTGCGTGTGGGGCTGCCCCCCCTCCCAGAGACTCAACACGCTTCACCCACCACCATCAGACCCTTTGATGTCCACCGCCATCAGCGCTGAGGACCACTGCGCGGCTCTGCTTCCAGCTCGAGACGTCTACTATCAGGCCTGCGTGTTCGACTTGATCGCCAGCGGAGACCTGAACTCCAGCATGGCCGCTGTCAGTGCACTGCAGGATGCCCAAACCATGATCCCAGACAGGGAGGGGGTTCACCTGCTGCTGGTTGGATCTGCAGGGCACACACGACCTCACCtcacgctgctgctgctgcttagcATTTTGGGAACTCTTAGCAGGCcctga